The following proteins are co-located in the Neofelis nebulosa isolate mNeoNeb1 chromosome 18, mNeoNeb1.pri, whole genome shotgun sequence genome:
- the LITAF gene encoding lipopolysaccharide-induced tumor necrosis factor-alpha factor, whose product MSVPGSYQAAAGPSSVPSAPPSYEETVAVNSYFPVPPAPVPGPTTGLVTGPDGKGMNPPAYYTQPVPVPNANAIAVQTVYVQQPVSFFDRPVQMCCPSCNKMIVTQLSYNAGALTWLSCGSLCLLGCVAGCCFIPFCVDALQDVDHYCPNCKALLGTYKRL is encoded by the exons ATGTCTGTTCCGGGATCCTATCAGGCGGCCGCAGGGCCTTCCTCAGTGCCTTCTGCACCCCCGTCCTATGAAGAGACAGTGGCGGTTAACAGTTACTTCCCCGTGCCTCCTGCACCTGTGCCAGGGCCGACCACGGGGCTGGTGACGGGCCCAGACGGGAAGGGCATGAATCCCCCCGCGTACTACACCCAGCCAGTGCCCGTGCCCAACGCCAACGCAA TTGCTGTGCAGACCGTCTACGTGCAGCAGCCAGTGTCCTTTTTCGACCGTCCAGTCCAGATGTGCTGTCCTTCGTGCAACAAGATGATCGTGACCCAGCTGTCCTATAACGCCGGTGCCCTCACCTGGCTCTCGTGCGGGAGCTTGTGCCTGCTGGG GTGCGTGGCAGGCTGCTGCTTCATTCCCTTCTGCGTGGACGCCCTCCAGGACGTGGACCACTACTGCCCCAACTGCAAAGCTCTCCTGGGGACCTACAAGCGCTTGTAG